Genomic DNA from Selenomonas sp. oral taxon 126:
CGTCAGGTGAAATCCATAGACAATGCGCTCCAGCGCGTGAAGCGCAAGCTGGAGAAATATATGGAGTCGCGCGGCGACGATCTCGACATCGGGACGGTTTACCGCGGGCTTACGACGATCAACCGCAGCGTGCGGACGTCGGAGGAATAGAGGGGATAGACCCCTCTTTTTTATGAGGCTTTAAGGAAGCACTGATAAAATGAAGTCCGTCAGATTGGCGCAGATTTTTTCGTCCGAACTAGGAGGCAAACCGGACGCATAGCAGAGGCTATGTGGAGGATTTGCCGACGAAGTGCGGGCAAAAAAGATGCGTTAAGATGGCGGTGCTGAATTTATCAGTGCTTCCTTAAGCAGTAAAACCGTGTGAGTATGATATAATGTGATGCACAAATATTTTTTCATTTCTGTCGATAAAGGAGGTTGTATCATGTGGAAGAAGATTCGATACGCTGTTGCCGTCTGCATCCTGTGCGTGCTGTGCGCGTCCACCGTCGCAGCGGAGGATGCTGCACCGACTGCAGTGCGCATGGAGAAGCCGGAGTACATCGAACTCGTGCTTGTCCTTGATAAGAGCGGTTCCATGCAGGGACTCGAATCCGATACCATCGGCGGATTCAATTCCATGATCGAGAAGCAGAAGGAACTTGCGATTCCCGTACGTGTGACCGCCGTTCTGTTTAACGATGAGATGGATGTGCTCTATGCGCACAAGGATATCCGCTACGTGCGCCCCCTGACAGCGAAGGAGTACGAGGTGGGCGGCACAACGGCGCTGCTCGACGCAGTGGGCAATACGATGCTCCGCGTGGAGCGCGAGCCGTCTGTCACGCGCGAGGGCACAAAGGTCATTTTCGTCATCATTACGGACGGTCTCGAGAATGCGAGCACAGAGTTC
This window encodes:
- a CDS encoding vWA domain-containing protein, which codes for MWKKIRYAVAVCILCVLCASTVAAEDAAPTAVRMEKPEYIELVLVLDKSGSMQGLESDTIGGFNSMIEKQKELAIPVRVTAVLFNDEMDVLYAHKDIRYVRPLTAKEYEVGGTTALLDAVGNTMLRVEREPSVTREGTKVIFVIITDGLENASTEFSKEKIKEMISDKQEMEGWDFIYLGANIDAVEEADAIGVQRSNAVTYRNTKSGVRANYDAVAAYVEATAEMGSAESSGWRSHVEEDTSK